One part of the Tunicatimonas pelagia genome encodes these proteins:
- the efp gene encoding elongation factor P, with protein sequence MATTADFRNGLCIEYNNDLYTIVEFQHVKPGKGPAFVRTKLKSIRTGKVLENTFNSGVKVTTARIERRPHQFIYKDDMGYHFMDSNTFEQIVIQEELIDAPEFISDGQEVDVIVHDETETILGCELPPFVELTITYTEPGVKGDTATNATKPAELETGATIQVPLFINQDEKIKVDTRTKSYSERVK encoded by the coding sequence ATGGCAACCACCGCAGATTTTCGCAATGGCCTCTGCATTGAGTATAATAATGACCTTTACACCATTGTTGAATTTCAGCACGTGAAGCCCGGAAAAGGTCCCGCTTTTGTGCGGACAAAACTCAAAAGCATCCGTACTGGCAAAGTATTGGAGAATACCTTCAACTCGGGAGTAAAAGTTACTACCGCACGTATTGAACGCCGTCCTCACCAATTTATCTACAAAGATGATATGGGATACCACTTTATGGACAGCAATACCTTTGAGCAGATAGTGATTCAAGAAGAACTAATTGATGCCCCGGAATTTATCTCCGATGGGCAGGAGGTGGATGTAATTGTTCACGACGAGACCGAAACCATACTAGGCTGCGAACTGCCCCCTTTTGTAGAGCTAACCATTACCTACACTGAGCCAGGTGTAAAAGGCGACACCGCTACTAATGCTACTAAGCCTGCCGAATTAGAAACTGGGGCTACTATTCAAGTGCCGCTGTTTATCAACCAAGACGAAAAAATAAAAGTAGATACACGTACTAAATCCTATTCTGAACGGGTAAAATAA
- the accB gene encoding acetyl-CoA carboxylase biotin carboxyl carrier protein: MKISEIRNLLDFIAKAGLDEVELETDDIKLKIKKNSSPEVHQSIIHSPGVPSMPSDATGLVAIPSQPTSPSATTPSSTSPSEEEIKESTGSEDKSNYVAIKSPMIGTFYKSPNPESGPFVQVGDRISKGQAVCIIEAMKLFNEIEAEQAGTIVEVLVEDSSPVEFDQPLFLIDPA; the protein is encoded by the coding sequence ATGAAAATCAGTGAAATTCGCAACCTTCTCGACTTTATTGCCAAGGCTGGTTTAGATGAAGTAGAGCTAGAAACCGACGACATTAAGTTAAAAATCAAGAAAAATAGTTCGCCGGAGGTTCACCAAAGTATCATTCATTCTCCGGGCGTTCCTTCCATGCCCAGCGATGCTACCGGATTAGTGGCGATCCCTTCCCAACCAACTTCACCTTCAGCCACTACGCCAAGTTCTACTTCTCCCTCAGAAGAAGAGATAAAAGAATCAACGGGGTCAGAAGACAAGAGCAATTACGTTGCAATTAAGTCTCCCATGATTGGTACTTTCTACAAGTCACCCAATCCTGAGTCGGGTCCTTTTGTGCAGGTAGGAGATAGAATTTCTAAAGGACAGGCGGTCTGTATTATTGAGGCTATGAAGTTATTTAATGAAATTGAAGCCGAACAAGCCGGCACTATCGTAGAGGTGCTAGTAGAAGATTCATCTCCGGTTGAGTTCGATCAGCCACTATTTTTGATTGATCCGGCCTAA
- a CDS encoding helix-turn-helix domain-containing protein — MSKGSLKVRKQKRALALLELDKHKTYQEVSQLVEVSYVTLSGWAKKYKAGGLTFLDDQPRSGRPVGLSGEDRAKITALACSTPPEGYARWSLRLLADKAVELEIVEAISFKQVGILLKKMSYNPTGKDSGVLEE, encoded by the coding sequence TTGTCAAAAGGTAGTCTGAAAGTACGTAAGCAAAAGCGGGCCTTGGCTTTATTGGAACTGGATAAGCATAAGACCTATCAGGAAGTCTCTCAGCTAGTTGAGGTAAGTTACGTAACCCTATCAGGGTGGGCAAAGAAATATAAAGCTGGTGGATTGACTTTTTTAGATGATCAACCGCGTTCAGGTCGTCCGGTAGGGTTGAGTGGTGAGGATCGGGCAAAGATCACCGCTCTTGCCTGTAGTACTCCCCCGGAAGGGTATGCCCGGTGGAGTCTGCGCCTGTTAGCTGATAAGGCGGTCGAGCTAGAGATTGTTGAGGCTATTTCCTTTAAACAGGTGGGCATTCTTTTAAAAAAAATGAGCTACAACCCCACCGGAAAAGACAGTGGTGTATTGGAAGAATAA
- a CDS encoding IS630 family transposase: MTAEFIARLEIILRLYVLPYDEQYPVICFDERPCFLIGDTVEGLDMQAGQVAKENYAYSKHGSCCVLAAIEPLTGQRFAHIRVKRRKQEFALFMQELVQHYPKAKRLRIVLDNLNTHGYHSFYEVFDAETAALLTQKVEFIFTPKNASWLNMIEIEFSVLSRQCLNRRIPCIKKLEKQVLTFFKERSGKGIKINWQFTQEQARQKLNRRYSEVNASNTKYK, translated from the coding sequence ATAACGGCCGAGTTTATCGCCCGATTGGAAATAATCCTGCGGCTCTATGTACTGCCTTACGATGAGCAATACCCTGTTATCTGTTTTGATGAGCGGCCTTGCTTTTTGATTGGCGATACTGTTGAGGGGTTGGACATGCAAGCAGGACAAGTGGCCAAAGAGAACTATGCTTACAGCAAGCACGGGTCTTGCTGTGTATTGGCCGCTATAGAGCCGTTAACTGGGCAACGATTTGCCCACATTAGAGTCAAGAGAAGGAAACAAGAATTTGCCCTTTTCATGCAAGAACTCGTTCAGCACTATCCAAAAGCAAAGCGCTTACGGATTGTGTTAGATAATTTGAACACCCATGGCTACCATTCATTCTATGAAGTCTTTGATGCAGAAACGGCTGCGTTGCTAACACAAAAAGTTGAATTTATTTTTACGCCTAAAAATGCATCATGGCTGAATATGATAGAAATAGAATTTTCTGTGTTATCCAGGCAATGTTTGAACCGACGCATTCCTTGTATCAAAAAACTGGAAAAACAGGTGTTAACTTTTTTCAAAGAACGTTCTGGAAAGGGTATTAAAATTAATTGGCAATTTACCCAAGAGCAGGCTCGGCAAAAGTTGAATAGAAGATATTCCGAAGTGAATGCTAGTAATACGAAATATAAGTAA
- the accC gene encoding acetyl-CoA carboxylase biotin carboxylase subunit, with translation MFKKILIANRGEIALRVIRSCREMGISTVAVYSTADKDSLHVRFADEAVCIGPPASGSSYLSIPNLIAAAEITNADAIHPGYGFLSENAEFSRVCEEYGIKFIGASPKMIGKMGDKATAKATMQEAGVPTVPGSDGLLDSIEQGLKIADEIGYPVILKATAGGGGKGMRIVQGKSGFKKAWDDARRESGASFGNDALYLEKFVEEPRHIEIQIVGDQRGRACHLSERDCSIQRRHQKLLEETPSPFMTDELRQKMGQAAIKGAEAIGYEGAGTIEFLVDKHRNFYFMEMNTRIQVEHPITEEVTSFDLIKEQIKVAAGIELSGKNYYPMLHAIECRINAEDPANGFRPSPGRITNLHMPGGHGVRIDSHIYAGYSIPPNYDSMIAKVIVSGQTRLEAITRMKRALSEFVIEGIKTTIPFHIKLMDDPQFQEGNFTTAFMNTFDLSDIKEYEII, from the coding sequence ATGTTTAAAAAAATTCTTATTGCCAACCGAGGTGAAATTGCACTACGGGTTATTCGCAGTTGTCGCGAAATGGGTATTAGCACGGTAGCAGTATATTCTACTGCTGATAAAGATAGCTTGCACGTACGCTTTGCCGACGAGGCTGTTTGCATTGGTCCCCCTGCTAGTGGTTCTTCTTACCTAAGTATCCCTAATCTTATTGCTGCGGCTGAAATAACCAATGCCGACGCCATTCACCCGGGCTACGGTTTTCTATCGGAGAATGCAGAGTTCTCTCGAGTATGCGAGGAGTACGGCATCAAATTTATTGGTGCTTCTCCCAAAATGATTGGTAAGATGGGAGACAAAGCTACCGCTAAAGCCACCATGCAAGAAGCTGGGGTACCTACCGTCCCTGGTTCAGACGGATTGCTGGACAGTATTGAGCAAGGACTCAAGATTGCCGATGAAATTGGCTATCCGGTTATATTGAAAGCTACCGCGGGTGGTGGAGGAAAAGGAATGCGGATTGTTCAGGGTAAGAGTGGATTTAAAAAGGCGTGGGATGATGCCCGCCGTGAATCGGGCGCCTCGTTCGGTAACGATGCACTCTATCTAGAGAAATTTGTAGAAGAACCTCGCCACATTGAGATTCAGATTGTGGGCGATCAGCGAGGTAGAGCCTGTCACCTTTCGGAGCGAGATTGTTCTATTCAGCGTCGTCATCAGAAGCTACTGGAGGAAACCCCTTCGCCTTTCATGACCGATGAGCTACGACAGAAAATGGGACAAGCGGCCATTAAAGGAGCGGAAGCTATCGGCTACGAAGGGGCCGGAACCATTGAATTTCTGGTAGACAAGCACCGGAACTTCTACTTTATGGAGATGAATACCCGTATTCAAGTAGAGCATCCTATTACGGAAGAGGTAACTAGCTTTGATCTAATTAAGGAGCAAATTAAGGTGGCGGCGGGTATCGAGCTTTCGGGTAAGAATTATTACCCCATGCTACACGCCATTGAATGCCGAATTAATGCTGAAGACCCAGCAAATGGTTTTCGGCCTAGCCCCGGTAGAATTACCAACCTACACATGCCCGGTGGACACGGAGTGCGGATCGATAGCCATATTTACGCCGGCTACAGCATCCCTCCCAATTACGATTCTATGATCGCCAAGGTGATTGTTAGCGGTCAGACCCGCTTAGAGGCCATTACCCGCATGAAGCGAGCGTTGAGTGAATTTGTGATTGAAGGCATTAAAACCACCATTCCGTTCCACATAAAACTGATGGATGACCCTCAGTTTCAGGAAGGCAACTTCACGACTGCCTTTATGAATACTTTTGATTTATCGGACATAAAGGAGTACGAGATAATTTAA